One Streptomyces sp. B21-105 genomic region harbors:
- a CDS encoding pseudouridine-5'-phosphate glycosidase, which produces MVLVVSEEVRNAVDARQPVVALESTIISHGLPRPRNLEVALELEAVVRAEGAVPATIAVLDGRPHVGLDEKQLERVANEDGFRKLGHRDLPLAVASGASGATTVSATALLAALAGVRVFATGGLGGVHREWTVTQDESADLGLLASTRITVVCAGVKSILDVPATLQRLETLGVAVAGYGTDRFPGFYLSDSGHPVDWTVRDPEQVAAVMRAQDALGAPRSALIVANPVPEEEQLDPELHARVLADALHACEEAGVLGQGVTPFLLDYLVRHTDGASLSANLAAVRGNVRLAARIATAWSEA; this is translated from the coding sequence GTGGTGCTGGTGGTGTCGGAAGAGGTGCGGAACGCGGTCGACGCGCGTCAACCCGTGGTGGCCCTGGAGTCCACGATCATCTCGCACGGGCTGCCCCGCCCGCGCAATCTCGAGGTGGCGCTGGAGCTGGAGGCCGTCGTCCGCGCGGAGGGCGCCGTGCCGGCGACGATCGCCGTGTTGGACGGGCGGCCCCATGTGGGACTGGACGAGAAGCAGTTGGAGCGGGTCGCCAACGAGGACGGCTTTCGCAAGCTGGGCCATCGCGACCTGCCGCTGGCGGTGGCGTCCGGAGCGAGCGGCGCGACCACGGTGTCGGCGACGGCGCTGCTGGCGGCGCTGGCGGGCGTGCGGGTGTTCGCGACGGGCGGCCTCGGCGGGGTGCACCGGGAGTGGACGGTCACCCAGGACGAGTCGGCCGACCTGGGGCTGCTGGCGAGCACCCGGATCACGGTGGTCTGCGCGGGGGTCAAGTCGATCCTGGACGTGCCGGCGACCCTGCAACGGCTGGAGACGCTGGGCGTCGCCGTCGCCGGGTACGGCACCGACCGCTTCCCCGGGTTCTACCTGTCCGACTCGGGTCATCCGGTGGACTGGACGGTGCGCGATCCGGAGCAGGTGGCAGCCGTGATGCGGGCCCAGGACGCCCTCGGCGCGCCCCGCTCGGCCCTGATCGTCGCCAACCCGGTCCCCGAGGAGGAGCAGCTGGATCCCGAGCTGCACGCGCGTGTGCTCGCCGACGCGCTGCACGCGTGCGAGGAGGCCGGTGTCTTGGGCCAGGGGGTCACGCCGTTCCTGCTCGACTACCTGGTCCGGCACACCGACGGCGCGTCCCTTAGCGCCAACCTGGCGGCGGTGCGCGGCAACGTACGCCTGGCGGCACGCATCGCGACGGCGTGGTCCGAGGCATGA